A region from the Gossypium hirsutum isolate 1008001.06 chromosome A08, Gossypium_hirsutum_v2.1, whole genome shotgun sequence genome encodes:
- the LOC107905250 gene encoding protein LEAD-SENSITIVE 1, with translation MKTVRIDALRPRDHIFSDKKSRLYFHHGIYVGDQMVIHLMGPSKTYNLKPCERCGFTPQAGIFKTCLDCFLNVYSLYRYEYDVSYLKLVFKRSGSCSIWDCRPANQVVETAYRLLKDKSFGSYNFSFNNCEDFAVYCKTGMAMSNQRVIWV, from the exons atgaaaacagTAAGAATAGACGCTCTAAGACCAAGAGATCACATATTTTCTGATAAGAAATCACGTCTCTATTTTCACCATG GCATATATGTGGGAGATCAAATGGTGATTCATCTGATGGGACCAAGCAAGACTTACAACCTAAAACCCTGCGAAAGATGTGGGTTCACGCCCCAGGCAGGGATCTTCAAAACTTGCCTCGATTGCTTCCTCAATGTCTATTCACTCTACCGCTACGAATACGACGTTTCTTACTTAAAACTGGTTTTCAAACGCTCTGGTTCTTGCAGCATTTGGGATTGCAGACCGGCGAACCAAGTTGTCGAAACCGCCTATCGTCTGCTCAAAGACAAGAGCTTCGGGAGCTACAATTTTTCCTTCAACAACTGCGAGGACTTCGCGGTGTATTGCAAAACGGGCATGGCCATGAGCAATCAAAGGGTTATTTGGGTTTAA
- the LOC107905260 gene encoding protein LEAD-SENSITIVE 1, whose product MGQPQSKPSKPSIPRFPQPGDHIYCERKGGLYDHHGIYVGDDMVIHLQGAAKKLGELPTCHKCGDKRVVNGEIAKVCIDCFLDGDTLQIYEYGVTYPEFSKRKRGTCCPRYSRPPHLVISAATDFLERNGFGPYDMFTNNCEHFAVCCKTGSADSYQIEGHIEGVIDTGPFAMVGASVVVAAYSISKGVSQN is encoded by the exons atgggaCAGCCACAAAGCAAACCAAGCAAACCAAGCATACCAAGGTTTCCTCAACCAGGGGATCACATCTACTGTGAAAGAAAGGGAGGTCTCTATGATCACCATG GAATATATGTGGGGGACGACATGGTGATTCATCTCCAGGGAGCAGCCAAGAAACTTGGGGAGCTACCTACATGCCATAAATGTGGAGACAAGCGAGTCGTAAATGGTGAAATAGCAAAAGTATGCATAGATTGTTTCCTTGATGGTGACACGCTCCAGATCTATGAGTATGGAGTTACCTATCCAGAATTCTCTAAAAGAAAACGTGGTACTTGTTGCCCACGCTATTCCAGGCCTCCCCATTTAGTTATTAGCGCCGCAACTGATTTCCTTGAACGGAATGGGTTTGGCCCCTACGACATGTTTACTAACAACTGTGAGCACTTCGCTGTGTGTTGCAAAACAGGCTCTGCCGACAGTTACCAGATTGAAGGCCATATTGAAGGAGTTATTGATACTGGTCCCTTTGCTATGGTTGGTGCCTCTGTTGTTGTGGCAGCTTATAGTATTTCGAAAGGCGTTAGCCAAAATTAA